Within Synechococcus sp. NB0720_010, the genomic segment GCCAAGGGCGGTGGCGTGCGCCAGGCCGCGGTGTAACCCAGAGCCAAGGGATGGGGAATCCCTGCAGCGACGGCCATGCGCAGATCACTGTTGGCGTCGCCGATCAGGGCGCAGCGGCGCGGTTCAACGCCGAGCTCCGCGCACAGCCCGTGGACCGCCTCCGGGTCGGGTTTGCGCGGTCGATGCTCGGCGCTCCAGAGCCCGCAGAAGTAATCCCGCAGTCCATGGGCCCTGAGGAAGTGCTCAATGCCGGCCATGTCGTCGTTGCTGATCACAGCGCAACGCACCCCGGCCAACCGCAACTGCTCAAGCCAAGGCAGAAGGCCCTCGGTCGTCGCGCTCGTGGGCAGCGGGGCATCCGTGGAGCGGCGGGCATCCACGGCATCAGCCTCGGCAAAGACCCGCTCACTGAGGGCCAGCGCCTCGGGCCAGCCCAGACCGACCTGAACCAAGGCGGTGGCCGTCGCGATCAGGTTGTGATCGCGGCTAGCCACCGCCGTGATCCCCGCGGGACAGACGGAATCGGCACGCAGGCCATAGGCCCGTTGCAGCAAATCCTTGAGCGGCTCACGCCGCTCGGAGCTGACCAGCTCCAGACAGAGAAAAACCCTGGCTTCCGCCAGGGTGAGTAGCTGGGGCTCACTGATGCTGAGGGTGCCGTCCTTGTCGAACAGCACCGCATCAATGGCTCCAAGCTCCGTGCCACGCAACAGGAGCTCAGCCATGGCTCAGCTTCACTCGTAACCCATTTCGCCGTCTTCAGCCTGCTCAAGCAGCATCTGCTTGTAGCGAGCGGCCATTTCCTCAGCCTTCTCGAAGACCTTCTGGGGATCGGTGAGCATGTCACCGGGCTCGGGCTCGAGGGCTTTGGTCGAGAGGGAGATACGACCACGCTCGGCGTCGAGGTCGATGATCATGACCTTCATCTGGTCATTGACATTGAGGACCGTGTGAGGGGTCTCAATGTGCTCGTGGCTGATCTCAGAGATGTGCAGCAGGCCGCTGACACCGCCGATGTCGATAAAGGCGCCGTAGGGCTTGATGCCGCGGACGGTACCGATGACCACTTCGCCCACTTCCAGGCGGTTCATCTTGCGCTCCACCAGGGCGCGGCGATGGCTGAGGACGAGGCGGTTGCGCTCTTCGTCCACCTCAAGGAACTTCAGGGGCAGGAACTCAGCAACCAGCTCTTCCTTGGGCTTGCGGGTGCTGATGTGGCTGCCGGGGATGAAGCCACGCAGACCTTCCACACGCACCAGTGCACCACCACGGTTGGTGGCAAACACTTCGCTGTAGATGGTGGCGTCTTCCTTCTGCAGCTGACGAACACGCTCCCAGGCGCGCTGGTACTCGATCCGGCGGATCGAAAGGGTGAGCTGACCATCCTCGTTCTCTTCGCTGAGGATGAAGAACTCGCGCTCTTCGCCGGGCTCGAGCACGTCGCTGATGTGCTCAACACGGTTGATCGACACCTCCTGCATGGGCATGAAGGCGGCGGTCTTGGCGCCGATGTCAATCATCGAGCCCTTGGGCTCGATGGCGAACACGGTGCCCTTCACCACGTCGCCAGGCTTGAAGTTGTAGTCGTACTTGCTCAGCAGCGACGCGAACTCATCCAGGGTGAAGCCAACGCCGTCGAGATCGCGGGCCACAGCACGGCTGCTGGGGTCGTCGGCGCTGGGCACCTCTTCCGGAATATCCAGATCGAGCTCAGCAGCAGCGTCAACCACGTCTTGATCGACAGCCTCAACGGCCACGTCGGTCTCGCTGGTGTTGAGATCGGAAGGGGTCACGGTCATGGAGAGTCGGCGGACTGCCCGAGGCAGCGCGAAGGAACCGATGCGTCAGCCGCCACCGACGCAGGGGAATCCAAAACTATAGAGGTCAGCTGCGGACGGGCCCTTCAGGCGTCTCTAACCAACCGCTGCCAAGGATTTGCCCTTGGGCTTGCGGTTCAGACCGTCCAAGGTGGCGACGAAATCGGCAACGCTCTGAAACTGGCGGTAGACCGAGGCAAACCGGATGTAGGCCACATCGCTCATCCCCGCCAGGTGCTGCAGGGCTAATTCGCCGATGTCCTTGCTGGAGACTTCGCGGCCCGTGCGCCCCTGAAGCTCCAACTCCAGTTCATCGACGACCAGCTCAAGACGGCTGGGCTCGAGCCCGGTTTTATCGCAAGCCCGCAGCAGACCATGCAGCAACTTGCTGCGATTGAAGGCCTCACGATTCCCACTGCGCTTCAAGACCGTGATCGGTGCCGTCTCCACCCGCTCGTAGGTGGTGAAGCGGAACTCGCAGTTCAGGCACTCCCGACGGCGACGCACACTCCGGCCGGTGTCCGCGGAACGCGATTCGAGAACGCGGCTATCGGTGTGCTGACAGGAGGGGCACTGCATGCCCGAGATTCCGCCCGAGAAGATGCTCAAGTTTAGACAGAACAATTGCCTTTGAGAAGGGCTGCCGCAACTTGGGTCTTGCCAAGCAACAGGCCAACTCCCTGGTCGAGCCCGTGAGACTCAGGTGTCAATCAAGATCCCGCCAAGTCGAAATGAGATTGCCTTAAGGGAAGCCACGGCGTTCAAGCAACAAAAAACCCCCGCTTTTGGCGGGGGTCGTTGAACTCCTGAGAGTCAAATCACTTGCCGATCTTCGGGGGATCGCGGAAGGCGATCGCGAAAAACAGGGTGGAGATGGCTAACGCCAGGATCAGGATGTAAGCGAAGCTTTCCATGAGTTACCTCCGAGGCGCTCAGCTGAGGGTGGTGCCTGCGGGGGGCACATAGCCCTCCGGCAGACGACGGGTGGAACGGTCGCCCAGTTTCTGGAACAGACCGAACTCAACCTGCTCACCGAGATCGGGGTCGATACCGGCGAACACATCGCGGTAGAGGGTGCGAGCACCGTGCCAGATGTGACCGAAGAAGAACAGCAGCGCGAAGCAGGCGTGTCCGAAGGTGAACCAGCCGCGGGGTGAACTGCGGAAGGTGCCGTCAGAGTGATAGGTCTCACGGTCGAACTCGAAGGCTTCGCCGAGCTGGGCCTTACGAGCCAGGCGCTTCACGTCAGCAGGATCGGTGAAGGTCTGACCGTTGAGGGCGCCGCCATAGACGGTGGCGGTCACGCCGGTCTGCTCGAAGGAGTACTTCGCTTCAGCGCGGCGGAAAGGAATGTCAGCGCGGACGATGCCCTGGCTGTCTTCCAGAACCACAGGGAAGTTCTCGAAGAAGTTGGGCAGACGACGCACCTCGAGATCACGCCCCTGGCTATCGGTGAAGGACACGTGTCCGAGCCAGCCGGTGGGCAGGCCATCACCGTTCACCATCGGACCCACTCGGAACAGGCCGCCTTTGGCAGGGCTGTTGCCGACGTAGTCGTAGAAGGCGAGCTTCTCAGGAATCTGGGCGTAGGCCTGTTCCTTGGTGGCACCGTTGTCCAGAGCGGTCTGAACGCGGCGGTTGATCTCGGTCTTGAAGTAACCCTGGTCCCACTGGTAGCGGGTCGGGCCAAAGAGTTCGATCGGGGTCGCTGCAGCGCCGTACCACATGGTTCCGGCCACGATGAATGCGGCAAAGAACACAGCGGCAATGGCGCTGGCGAGAACGGTCTCGATGTTGCCCATCCGAAGAGCCTTGTAGAGGCGCTCGGGCGGACGAGTGGTGATGTGGAAGATGCCGGCAATGATGCCGACGATGCCTGCGGCGATGTGGTGGGCAACGATGCCACCGGGGTTGAAGGGGTTGAAGCCCTCAGGTCCCCAAGAGGGTTGAACCGCTTCAAGGTGGCCGGTGACGCCGTAGGGGTCAGAGACCCACATACCGGGGCCGAACACACCGGTCAGGTGGAACGCACCAAAACCAAAGCAGCCAAGGCCAGCAAGCAGCAGGTGGATGCCGAAGATCTTGGGGAGGTCCAGAGCAGGCTCGCCAGTGCGAGGGTCCTGCCAGATCTCCAGATCCCAGTAGGTCCAGTGCCAGATGGCGGCCAGCATCAAGAGGCCACTAAAAACGATGTGAGCAGCTGCCACACCTTCGAAGCTCCAGAAGCCGGGGTCAACACCGGTGGCACCGGTGATGCTCCAGCCGCCCCAGCTATCCGTCACGCCCAGGCGAGCCATGAACGGCATGACGAACATGCCCTGGCGCCACATGGGGTTGAGCACCGGGTCGGAGGGATCGAAGATGGCCAGCTCATAGAGCGCCATGGAGCCGGCCCAGCCAGCAACCAAGGCAGTGTGCATGAGGTGCACGGCGAGCAAACGGCCCGGGTCGTTAATCACGACCGTGTGCACCCGATACCAGGGCAATCCCATGGGGGTCAGGTCCGAGGAAACAATCCAGCCTTCCGCTTCAGAAAACCGAAATCGGAAGTCAGCGCGATCAGGGTTTGCCAGCGAAAGCCAGCAGACACTTGATCCGTGCTCGCGATCGTAAGGGGTTCAGCTGACGGAACGTTTTGATCGCCGCCGAGCTGAAACGTGCCGTGACGGGAAAACGACGCTGGGGCCCAAAGGCGTGGCCCCACCCGCGGCGGCGCGGTTACAAATCGCAATCCATTCCCTCAGAATGGAGGAATTCCGAACCTCCAGCCATGCCGGTCATTCGTTTTGTTCGCGAGGGGCGGGATGTGGAGTGCTATCCGGGCGAGAACCTGCGCGAGGTCGCCCTGCGCGAGGGACTTGAGCTGTATGGCCTGAAAGGACAGCTCGGGAACTGCGGCGGCTGCGGGCAGTGCATCACCTGTTTTGTTGATGTGGTGGGCGAAAGCAGTCCCGGCAGCCTCAGTGGCCGGACCGCCGTCGAGGAGCAGAAACTGCGCCGCCGTCCCCAGACCTGGCGCCTGGCCTGCCAAACCCTGGTCCAACAATCGGTGCTGGTGCTGACCCGGCCCCAGGTGCGTTTTGGGGACGCCGAGGCGCGCATCGCTGCGGCCAAAGCCAGCCCTCTACCCGCCGGACCCACGGCCTGGCCCGAGCCGGAGCCCCAAGACGAGGACAGCCTGGAATCCGCTGAGGACGCCGAAAGCACAACGAGGGATGAAGAGGCCTGATCAAGCCCCGTTGGCGGTGATACGGTCACCGAGCTCAAGACTTTTGCGATGGAAACCAACGACCTCGGCTTCGTCGCCAGCCTGATGTTCGTGCTGGTTCCGACGGTGTTCCTGATTGTTCTGTACATCCAGACCAGCAGCCGCCAGAGCTGACCGCTCCAGTTCAATGGTTCCGAAAAACCCTGGACGCATCCATGTGATGCATCCGGGGTTTTCTTTGTCTCAGTTCTGAATCAGCAGCAGAACAGCGAAAACCCCCTAGGGCCTGGAGTCCTAGGGGGTTTCTTCGTACTCGAGTCAGCCGCGACTGCAGGCGGCTACTGACGCCCTTCGGGTTCGCGCACCAGAAGAACCGGAGCCGGTGCATGGACCCTGATGTAGTCGCTCACCGAGGACCCAAGCAGACGATCGATATCGACCAGCCCGCGGGCCACCAGGGGACGACGGTCCTGCGAAGCAATCACGACCAAGTCAGCCTTGTGCTCTTCAGCGGCCTGACAGAAGCCGCGTCCGATGTCACCGGTGCCGTGGATCGCCTTCATCTCCACACCAAAGCCGCGGGCGCGCTGGACAGCCTTATCGAGCAACTCGTCGGCAGGGGTTGAACCGCCACGGGAAGGCGCGATGTCCTGGCGGCTGATGTGAACGCCGAGCAGGCTGCTGCCGGGCACATCACGCACTAATTCACAGGCCAGCTTCAGGGCATCGTCGCCAACCCCAGTGCCATCGATCGCCACCATCACGCGGTTGATGTGACGGACATAAAGGTCGTCACGCACCAGCAACATCGGGCGAGTCGAGAGCTGGAAGACGTACTGGCTGGCGCTGTTGCTCAGGATCGACTGGAGCCGGCCCAGGCCCCGCGAGCCCATCACGATCAGGTCGGCATCAAGCTCATCGGCCACCTTCAAGACCGTTTGCTTGGTGTCGCCCTGGCGAATGATCGTGTTGACCTCCGAAGGATTCAGCCCCAGCCGCTGAACGGCTTCAGCAACAATTCCAGCGGCTTTTTGGGAGTGCTCGGCATAGTCCTGACCCGCCTGCTCAGCGACGACATGGAGCAGATTGATGCGGGCCTGACGCACGGTTGGAATGTCGCGCAGCATGCGCACCATTTCCTCAACGTGACCTTTGCCTGAATCGGCGATCAGAAGATTGCGAAACACATCCCAGGGGCGCGTTGGGGCAGCCTATGGCTGAATTGCGCGCAACCTCGACTTGTGCCAGAGACCGTGACGGAGCAGCAACATGACCGCCCCTGGCGCCTCAAGCGCTCGGTCCTGCCGCAACACACCGACCATGCCGGAGTGATGTGGCATGGCAGCTACTTGGCCTGGCTTGAGGAAGCCCGGGTCGAGGCCCTCCGTCAGGCGGGACTGGCCTACAGCGCTCTCTCTGAGCGCGGCCTGGAACTACCGGTTGTCTCACTGCAGATCGATTACCGCCAAGCCCTCCTTCATGGCGAGCACGTACAAGTGCTGAGCTGGGTTCTGCCGCAACAGGGGGTCAAGCTGCCCTGGCGCAGCCAGTTCATCAAGACGGACGGCAGCGTCGCCGCCGAGGCGCGCGTGGAGCTGGTCCTGGTGGACCTCAGCCAAGGCCCAGGGCAGCGGCGATTGCTGCGCAGGGCACCTGAGGATCTGCGCGAGGCCCTCGCGCAACTCAGGGCAGGCCCAGGACCAGACTCAACCGTCTCGCTATAGTACAGACGTACTGTAGCGATTCAGTGGGTCAGCTCGTTCATGCCCCCTTCTGCGCCAGCCAGGAGCGAGGGCGGCCCCTCAGGATCCACTCGGGAGAGACCTCCCGGCTCTGGCGATCGATCTGGAGCCGCTGTCCCGGTGTGGGCCGGCGGCGGTTGGAGCAACTTGAAGGCCTGTTTGGAAGCCTGCATCAGGCTTGGCAGGCAACCGGCCAAGAGCTGGAACACGCCCTGAGCGGAACGCAGATCAATGCCAGAGCTCTGCAGCGCATCGAGCTCTATCGCCAACAGCTCGGGCCATCCCCCCTGAGCGATCCACCCACCCCCGATGAACGGCGTCGGTGGGGCGGCCAGCGCTGCCTCATGCCTGGAGACCCGGCTTTCCCACGGACTCTGGAGGACTTCGATCAACCCCCTCTGGCCTTGCATTGGGCCGGGCAAGGGAGCATCTGGGCTCCGCTGCGGCAGCGCCGCGCCGTTGCCGTCCTCGGAACCCGGCGCCCCTCGAAACATGGGCTCGCCATGGCCCAGGCCATTGGCCGAGCCCTAGCGCAGGCGGGATGGCCGGTGGTGGCTGGGCTATCGGAGGGCATTCAGGCGGCGGCCCATCAAAGCTGCCTCCAGGCGGGTGGAACGCCGGTGGCTGTCCTTGGAACACCGATCAATCAGTCATCGCCACGGGGGTTGGCCGGGTTGCAACAGGACATCTCAGCCCAGGGGCTGTTGCTCTCCGAATGGCCTGAGGGGACGGCATCACGGGCTGCCCATTTCAGCTTGAGACAACGCCTGGAGGTGGGCCTGGTGCAGGCCCTGGTCCTGGTCGAATGCCCGCAGCAGAGCGCAGCACTCCACACCGCGGAGTTGGGCTGGTCGCAAGGGGTTCCACTTTGGGTCGTCCCCGCCGATGCCGGACGCAGCAGTGCGGCTGGCAGCAATCGCCTGCTGGCCAGGGGAGGTACGCCCCTGCTGGATCCAGCGGACCTGGTCAAGCATCTGGGATGTGGCCCGAGGATCAAGCCGGTTCGGCCGCCGATGCCAAGGACGCACGCGACGTTGCTGCGGCGCGAGGCGGCCCTCATGGGAGCCCTCGGTCAGGGTGCAACGCTTGAGCAGCTCTGCCATTCACTGCGACTGAGCCCGGTGGGAATCAGTCAACGGCTGCTGCAACTGGAGCTGGCCGGATTGGTACGCAGCGCACCGGGGCTGTGGTGGCATCCCTGCTGAGACAGGGCTTCATAGGCTGATCCAATGGCGGAGTTGCTCACGGCTAAGGCAGTGCTGAGCTGGAGGCAGGCGATGCTCGGCCAGGGAGGCGAGAGCAGCGCGCTCGATTGGTTGCTCGATCTCAAGGGCGGGCTGCGCTGGCAGCAGTTACAAGCGCTCAGGCTCTACCCCGAATCCGAAATTGTGCTGGAGCAGGACCTCGGCACGCTCGAGCAGATCTGGAATCAACACCTCGAGCAGGCCATCCCCCTTCAGTACCTCGTTGGCCGCTGTCCCTGGAGGGACATCGAACTCGAAGTCGCACCAGGCGTGCTGATCCCTCGGCAAGAAACTGAAGTGCTGGTTGATCTGGCCTTGGACTGTGCCAAGGGGGCTCAACTGGGTTCAGCCCCGCGATGGGCGGAGCTCGGCACTGGCTCAGGCTGCATCGCCATCGCTCTGGCGAAGGGACTACCGAACGCCCAGGGGTTCGCCGTCGATCGTTCTGCCGAAGCGCTGCGGCAGGCAGAGAGGAATGCCAGAGAGATCCTGGGCTCGGCCTGCCTGGACTTCAGAGAAGGTGACTGGTGGGACGCGATCCGAGATCAGTGGGGCCAGCTGGATCTGGTGGTGAGCAACCCGCCCTACATCCCGGCTGCGGTCTGGGCGCAGCTCGAACCTGTGGTGCGTGAGCACGAGCCCGAACTTGCACTCAATGGGGGCAGCGATGGCTTGGAGGCCCTGCGAACCATTGCTGCAGGAGCAGCACTTGGCCTAGCGCCAGGGGGATGGCTACTGCTTGAGCATCACTACGACCAGAGCAGGGCTGTACTGGAGTTGCTCGAAGCGGCTGGACTGGTGAATGTGCAGGCCCACAAAGACCTCGAGGGGGTGCAGCGCTTCGCCAAGGCTCAGCGGCCACTCCAACCAGAGCAGAACCGGCCGTGAACCAATCCCTTGAGGCCGATCAATTCGCCGCTGTACTGCAGCAAGGCCAAGCCGGGGTCTTCCCGACGGACACCCTGCCGGCGCTGGCCACCAGACCAGAGCACGCCTCGCTGCTCTGGACGATCAAGGAGCGGCCTCAAAACAAGCCAGTGATCCTGATGGGTGCTGATGCTGAACAGCTCTTCAGCAACCTGGGGATGACGCCTGAACCGAACTGGTTGGGGCTAATCGAACTGCACTGGCCCGGAGCCCTGACGCTAGTGGTACCGGCTGAAGGGGAGCTGCTGGAACAACTCAATCCGGGGGGCTCAGCCCTGGGCCTTCGCGTTCCGGCCTGCGAGCAGGCCCGAGAGCTGCTGCGATTGAGCGGCCCCCTCGCCACCACGAGCACCAATCGCTCGGGAGAAGACCCCTGCACAAGCGCTGAAGAGGTGCAGGCGCGATTCCCCCAGTTGCTGCGCTTGGCCCCCGAACCCTGGCCAGCGCCCTCGGGGCAGGCCAGCACAGTGATCGCGCTGGAGCCAGGAGACGGTTGGCGCTTGCTGCGCGCTGGTGCTGTGATGCCCCAAGAGCTCCTGAGCTAAGCGGCCATGGCTTGGTTGCCCCTTCTACTGGTGGTCCTGCTGAGCCTGCATCAATGGCTGTTTCAGCCCCTGCAGGTGCTCAGCGCTGCTGTGTTTGAACTCAGGCCGCTGCCTTGGCTGATCCTTGCTGGCCTGGCCTGGCTACTCGCCGGCAACGGACCGACTGCGAAGCATTAGGTCAGGCCCCAAACCGCGCGAGAAGCCAAAAAAAAGCCCCCGGCTGAGCCGGGGGCGCTTGGTCGTCCCTCAAGGGATGCAAGTGTGCGGGTGATCGCTAAGGATCAGCCGAACTTGCCAGAGGTGGAAGCGATCAAGAAGGCGGCGTAGGTCACGAAGTAGCCCACGGTGAAGTGAGCCAGACCAACCACACGGGCCTGAACGATCGAGAGAGCCACAGGCTTGTCGCGCCAGCCCACCAGGTTGGCGAGCGGGGTGCGCTGGTGAGCCCAGACGATGGTCTCGATCAGTTCCTGCCAGTAACCGCGCCAGGAGATCAGGAACATGAAGCCGGTGGCCCAGATCAGGTGACCGAACAGGAACATCCAGGCCCAGACGGCGAGGTTGTTCGTGCCGAACGGGTTGTAACCGTTGATCAGCTGAGAGGAGTTGAGCCACAGGTAGTCGCGGAACCAGCCCATCAGGTAGGTGCTGGATTCGTTGAACTGAGCCACGTTGCCCTGCCAGATAGCGAGGTGCTTCCAGTGCCAGTAGAAGGTGAGCCAACCCACGGTGTTCAGGGCCCAGAAGACAGCCAGATAGAAGGCGTCCCAGGCACTGATGTCGCAGGTACCGCCACGGCCGGGGCCGTCGCAGGGGAAGGAGTAGCCGAAGTCCTTCTTGTCGGGCATCAGCTTCGAGCCACGGGCATCCAGAGCACCCTTGACCAGGATCAGGGTGGTGGTGTGCAGACCCAGGGCGATGGCGTGGTGCACCAGGAAGTCACCAGGGCCGATCTGCAGGAACAGATCGTTGCCACCGTCGTTGATGGCGTTCATCCAACCGCCCATGTAGGCGGCGCTGGCATTGCTAGCGGCGCTAGCGCCATTGGAGAGGAGCACGTCGAAGCCGTACATGGCCTTGCCAGAGGCGGCCTGCACGAACTGTGCGAAGACGGGCTCAACCAGGATCTGCTTCTCGGGGGTACCGAAGGCAACAACCACGTCGTTGTGGACGTAGAGGCCCAGGGTGTGGAAGCCGAGGAACAGGGAGACCCAGCTCAGGTGGCTGATGATCGCTTCTTTGTGCTCGAGCATCCGAGCAAGAACGTTGTTCTTGTTGGCCTCGGGGTCGTAGTCACGGATGAAGAAGATCGCACCGTGAGCGAAGGCACCGCACATCAGGAAGATGGCGATGTACTGGTGGTGGGTATAGAGGGCAGCCTGCGTCGTGTAGTCCTTGGCGATAAACGCGTAGGACGGCATCGAATACATGTGCTGCGCCACCAGGCTGGTCACAACGCCCAGGGAAGCCAGGGCCAGACCGAGCTGGAAGTGGAGCGAGTTGTTGATGGTGTCGTAAAGACCCTTGTGGCCAGCGCCCAGGTCACCAGGGGTGCCATTGGGGGGGTTGTGAGCCTCGAGGATCTCGCGGATCGAGTGACCGATACCGAAGTTGGTCCGGTACATGTGACCGGCGATCACGAACAGACAGCCAATCGCCAGGTGGTGATGGGCAATGTCGGTCAGCCAGAGGGCCTCACTTTGGGGGTGGAAACCACCCAGGAAGGTGAGGATCGCGGTGCCAGCGCCTTCTGAGGTACCAAACACCTGATAGGCGGTGTCGGGGTTCTGGGCGTAAACGCCCCAGTTACCAGTGAAGAAGGGAGCCAGGCCTGCCGGGTGAGGCAGCACGTTCAGGAAGTTGTCCCAACCCACGTGTTGACCACGGGATTCGGGAATGGCCACGTGAACCAGGTGACCGGCCCAAGCGATGGAGCTGAAGCCGAACAGCACCGCGAGGTGGTGGTTCAGGCGGGACTCAGCGTTCTTGAACCAGGCCAGGGAAGGCCGGAACTTGGGCTGAAGGTGGAGCCAGCCAGCGAACAGGGCCCAAGCAGACAGGATCATCATGAAGATGGAACCCTGGTACAGCTCGGCGTTGGTGCGCATGCCGATCGTGTACCACCAGTGGTACACGCCGGAGTACGCAATGTTCACCGGGGAGGAGGCGCCTGCCTGGGTGAAGGCAGTGATGGCGCCTTGGCCGAAGTGGGGATCCCAGATCGCGTGAGCGATGGGACGGACATGCAGAGGATCGGCGACCCACTGCTCGAAGTTGCCCTGCCAGGCGACGTGGAACAGGTTGCCCGAAACCCAGAGGCCGATGATCGCGAGGTGACCGAAATGGGTGGAGAAAAGCTTTTGGTAAAGCTTTTCCTCCGTCATTCCGTCATGGCTCTCGAAGTCGTGAGCCGTGGCGATCCCGTACCAAATACGACGGGTTGTCGGGTCCTGTGCCAGACCCTGGCTGAACGAAGGAAATTTCGTTGCCATTGGGAAAGGTCAGGAGAGGTCAGCCGACC encodes:
- the psaB gene encoding photosystem I core protein PsaB; this encodes MATKFPSFSQGLAQDPTTRRIWYGIATAHDFESHDGMTEEKLYQKLFSTHFGHLAIIGLWVSGNLFHVAWQGNFEQWVADPLHVRPIAHAIWDPHFGQGAITAFTQAGASSPVNIAYSGVYHWWYTIGMRTNAELYQGSIFMMILSAWALFAGWLHLQPKFRPSLAWFKNAESRLNHHLAVLFGFSSIAWAGHLVHVAIPESRGQHVGWDNFLNVLPHPAGLAPFFTGNWGVYAQNPDTAYQVFGTSEGAGTAILTFLGGFHPQSEALWLTDIAHHHLAIGCLFVIAGHMYRTNFGIGHSIREILEAHNPPNGTPGDLGAGHKGLYDTINNSLHFQLGLALASLGVVTSLVAQHMYSMPSYAFIAKDYTTQAALYTHHQYIAIFLMCGAFAHGAIFFIRDYDPEANKNNVLARMLEHKEAIISHLSWVSLFLGFHTLGLYVHNDVVVAFGTPEKQILVEPVFAQFVQAASGKAMYGFDVLLSNGASAASNASAAYMGGWMNAINDGGNDLFLQIGPGDFLVHHAIALGLHTTTLILVKGALDARGSKLMPDKKDFGYSFPCDGPGRGGTCDISAWDAFYLAVFWALNTVGWLTFYWHWKHLAIWQGNVAQFNESSTYLMGWFRDYLWLNSSQLINGYNPFGTNNLAVWAWMFLFGHLIWATGFMFLISWRGYWQELIETIVWAHQRTPLANLVGWRDKPVALSIVQARVVGLAHFTVGYFVTYAAFLIASTSGKFG